Proteins encoded within one genomic window of Triticum aestivum cultivar Chinese Spring chromosome 2D, IWGSC CS RefSeq v2.1, whole genome shotgun sequence:
- the LOC123052609 gene encoding protein CHROMATIN REMODELING 4 isoform X1: MKERSSLCDSAADGNWVSKFKRKRSKLTASSSNEHEATSPTSDSIMNNGSIKKRSKHDTSISTSAKKIRGHDGYFYECVECDLGGNLLCCDSCPRTYHLECLNPPLKRAPPGNWQCPRCRTKQVSLKLLGNADADTSKRERTRRMRTSTIADSPSPHNKVSLNTRSPIQEKSESNEQVKLSCPGALKEGDLSVKDNEVQKKKPLIVHLKRRSTKELSAITKPLKSGFIGQSSEEKREKHGGALKMKKHLRSMDLSPKKYKTKRQHSHKDSKRSETKRLRYLATDVGSDSSMGASTSPEHCESPPKRRSLDGRTPTSSAKKGKKKVKFVDKQHSEVLPVAGDMIITPQEDLQVDRILGCRLQTSQIISQPHALSEQIELTNLQLEGGVPSSSSSVPTQPLRNDTDTTPEDVCADESAHDPCEDHLDGGEMQKENNGKYHEKESVNPEEATKTLSDCCTDQIITVKDAGVVGENIPSVNGDFEAVSDVPVEGTSEKGDIKLSVSEVDATVQTKQELTPESKVHGNINEIAGNGHDDTAYEFLVKWAGKSNIHNSWISESELRTLAKRKLENYKAKYGMGLINICKDQWCQPQRVISLRVSLDEVEEALIKWCGLPYDECTWERLDEPIMLKYVHLVTQFKNFECQALDRDVRGNRANARNRQELTVLIEQPKELKGGMLFPHQLEALNWLRKCWCKSKNVILADEMGLGKTVSACAFLSSLCCEFKINLPCLVLVPLSTMPNWMAEFASWAPHLNVVEYHGSARARSTIRQYEWHEGDATQIGKSKKSHKFNVLLTTYEMVLVDATYLRSVPWEVLIVDEGHRLKNSSSKLFNLLNTFSFQHRVLLTGTPLQNNIGEMYNLLNFLQPASFPSLASFEEKFNELATAEKVEELKKLVAPHMLRRLKKDAMKNIPPKTERMVPVELTSIQAEYYRAMLTKNYQVLRNTGKGGAHQSLLNIVMQLRKVCNHPYLIPGTEPESGSPEFLHEMRIKASAKLALLHSMLKVLHSDGHRVLIFSQMTKLLDILEDYLTLEFGHKAFERVDGSVSVAERQAAITRFNQDKTRFVFLLSTRSCGLGINLATADTVIIYDSDFNPHADIQAMNRAHRIGQSNRLLVYRLVVRASVEERILQLAKKKLMLDQLFVNKSESQKEVEDIIRWGTEELFRNNDEVNGKDNDEASGAKHDVSDIEVKHRRKTGGLGDVYEDKCIGSSTKLIWDENAIMRLLDRSSLPTTVAESTDGDLDNDDMLGTVKQSIDWNDDINDDPGAAEDIPNIDNDGCEQASETKHDAANPVEENEWDKLLRLRWEQYQIEEASLGRGKRLRKAVSYRETFAAIANEALSEDSDDGDEPKREYTAAGLALKEKYGKLRARQKERIAQRHTIKSYADDKLEDFIKLYDSSVNEYGVNPLRVVEDPDSVQPSGAKRFSDSTAEMRHSSKKAKRYPEISRELHAKLAASATSSKHHSKATDVLNQGTPHHLLPVLGLCAPNADQVNSYKNSNCGPNMKEQKPASGEVFNKPLSPSAAEYSSEFKNQGQLDPSKTMFPGSSEALRRLSNIIPDSYFPFNPIPPISGKGLCDPVENPLPSIASFQGKMGLPNFGLEDNIPLSHMKSVPDLFPNFPLGTNKEYARNSIPELPNSSFLPNFMADIAGSSKKARSKFMADMSALLPGLGISPVQPIHSAMPENHKKVLDNIMMRAQYATNKFMKKRSKPDYWSEDELDALWIGVRRHGRGNWDAMLRDPKLKFLNHRTSEQLALRWILEEQKIMEEPMPTATRSSNSTFPGLSDAMMSRALSGSNFSKLKMEPPKLQSHLTDIQLGCSDIPSRFPHIEPSSYMSEGGPSLAPWKDFKNKTGYGGDFPGSTSDKWEKADVGLVPPYMPNPFMMESIGSLPINIPNSSSIQQNEFASSSHENILLHSVTDGQADLFHEMQRRVRLGKQPIEMNLYHTKHSSPLLENAGIFGSSRSNKLPHWLQEAVRAPSKPIECELPATVLAIAESVCLLLGEQKPAIPPFPFQGPRLSRPKDPRNTPKKRRVHKVQQAEHPKIGSGQGDQISAPAPKLMEAPPTSAIDQTNDAPSLNLNSPSSSSAGSQRQDVIPPAFEETRNTMEVSEAVAAACTARSEAPETGCQRDEFFGLDGITSGSCRSPTGNAPDAGAPRRGLSGPAEFSLLTVVDATGLSTTRAVGPVSSDDQEPEQENLLDSDKHIGDTEKLLEKPTPPDESRDSGASQSVSAQIVDEYKVDMVADER, encoded by the exons atgaaggagaggagctcTTTATGTGATAGTGCAGCAGATGGAAATTGGGTTTCAAAATTCAAAAGAAAGCGAAGCAAGTTAACAGCTAGCTCGTCAAATGAGCATGAGGCTACATCACCAACATCGGACTCTATAATGAACAATGGTTCCATAAAAAAGAGGTCCAAGCATGACACTAGCATTTCTACATCAGCCAAGAAGATAAGAGGACACGATGGG TATTTCTATGAGTGTGTAGAATGTGACCTTGGTGGCAATTTGTTGTGTTGCGATAGCTGTCCACGGACATACCACTTGGAATGTCTTAACCCCCCCCTTAAG CGTGCACCGCCTGGGAACTGGCAATGCCCAAGATGTCGTACGAAACAAGTTAGCTTGAAGTTGTTAGGAAATGCGGATGCTGACACTTCCAAACGTGAAAGAACAAGGAGAATGCGTACAAGCACCATAGCAGATAGCCCATCTCCCCATAACAAAGTCTCTCTGAATACCCGGAGTCCCATACAAGAGAAAAGTGAATCAAACGAACAAGTAAAACTATCATGCCCTGGTGCATTGAAGGAAGGTGATCTCAGTGTGAAGGACAATGAAGTTCAGAAAAAGAAGCCATTGATAGTACATTTGAAGAGGCGCTCGACCAAAGAATTATCTGCAATTACGAAGCCCTTGAAGTCAGGATTCATTGGCCAGTCTTCAGAAGAGAAACGGGAGAAACATGGAGGTGCTTTGAAAATGAAGAAACATCTGCGCTCCATGGACTTGTCTCCAAAGAAATATAAAACCAAGAGGCAGCATAGTCACAAAGACTCTAAGCGATCTGAAACAAAAAGGCTCAGATATTTGGCAACTGATGTTGGCAGTGATTCGTCAATGGGGGCATCTACATCTCCTGAGCACTGCGAATCACCACCAAAAAGGAGATCTCTGGATGGCAGAACACCTACATCTAGTGCCAAGAAAGGGAAAAAGAAAGTGAAATTTGTTGATAAACAACATTCAGAG GTGCTACCTGTGGCGGGGGATATGATAATAACTCCTCAGGAGGATCTGCAG GTTGACCGCATCCTAGGCTGTCGGCTTCAGACAAGCCAAATCATTTCGCAGCCCCATGCTTTATCAGAGCAGATTGAATTAACTAATTTGCAGCTGGAAGGTGGGGTTCCTTCTAGTTCTTCCAGTGTGCCAACACAGCCGTTAAGAAATGATACTGACACCACTCCAGAGGATGTATGCGCTGATGAATCAGCACATGATCCCTGTGAAGATCATTTGGATGGTGGTGAAATGCAAAAGGAGAATAATGGAAAATACCATGAAAAGGAGTCAGTGAACCCAGAGGAAGCCACAAAGACACTGTCAGATTGTTGCACCGACCAAATCATCACAGTAAAGGATGCTGGAGTAGTAGGAGAGAACATACCTTCAGTAAATGGTGACTTTGAGGCAGTATCTGATGTTCCAGTTGAAGGAACATCGGAAAAGGGTGATATCAAACTTTCAGTTTCCGAAGTTGATGCAACTGTGCAGACCAAACAAGAGTTGACACCTGAAAGTAAAGTCCATGGAAACATAAACGAAATTGCAGGAAATGGCCATGATGATACTGCATATGAATTTTTGGTCAAATGGGCTGGAAAATCAAACATCCATAATAGCTGGATTTCTGAATCTGAACTAAGAACATTAGCAAAACGGAAACTAGAAAATTACAAAGCAAAGTATGGAATGGGTTTGATAAACATTTGCAAGGACCAATGGTGCCAACCACAACGCGTTATTTCTCTGCGTGTTTCCTTAGATGAAGTAGAAGAGGCTTTAATCAAATGGTGTGGCCTTCCTTATGATGAATGCACCTGGGAAAGATTAGATGAACCTATCATGCTGAAGTATGTCCATTTGGTTACTCAGTTCAAAAACTTTGAATGCCAAGCTTTGGACAGGGATGTGAGAGGTAACCGTGCAAATGCAAGAAACCGCCAAGAGCTGACTGTGTTGATTGAGCAGCCAAAAGAACTTAAGGGGGGCATGCTCTTCCCACATCAACTGGAAGCATTGAACTGGCTGCGTAAATGTTGGTGCAAGTCAAAAAATGTTATCCTTGCTGATGAGATGGGTCTTGGGAAGACGGTGTCAGCTTGTGCTTTTCTGTCGTCCTTGTGCTGTGAATTCAAGATTAACTTGCCTTGTCTTGTCTTGGTTCCTCTTTCTACTATGCCTAACTGGATGGCTGAATTTGCATCTTGGGCGCCTCATTTAAATGTTGTGGAGTATCATGGTTCTGCACGGGCAAGATCTACAATTCGTCAATATGAGTGGCATGAAGGCGATGCAACCCAGATAGGTAAAAGCAAAAAGTCTCACAAGTTCAATGTCTTGCTTACCACTTATGAGATGGTGCTTGTTGATGCTACATATCTTCGTTCTGTGCCATGGGAAGTTCTTATAGTTGATGAAGGGCATCGTCTAAAGAACTCTAGCAGTAAACTCTTCAATTTGCTCAATACATTTTCATTTCAGCACAGGGTTTTGTTGACTGGAACCCCATTACAGAACAACATTGGTGAAATGTATAATTTGTTGAACTTCCTACAGCCTGCTTCTTTCCCTTCTCTAGCATCATTTGAGGAGAAGTTTAATGAACTTGCAACAGCAGAGAAAGTGGAGGAGCTGAAGAAACTGGTAGCACCACATATGCTTCGAAGGCTGAAAAAAGATGCAATGAAAAATATCCCCCCGAAGACAGAGCGAATGGTGCCTGTCGAACTGACATCAATCCAGGCTGAATACTACCGTGCTATGCTTACAAAGAACTACCAAGTACTGCGTAATACCGGAAAAGGTGGTGCTCATCAGTCATTGCTCAATATAGTAATGCAGCTTCGGAAAGTTTGCAACCATCCATATCTTATTCCTGGAACTGAACCCGAATCAGGTTCACCAGAGTTTTTGCATGAAATGAGAATAAAGGCCTCAGCAAAGTTAGCTTTGTTGCATTCTATGCTCAAAGTGTTACACAGTGATGGGCATCGTGTTCTTATTTTTTCTCAGATGACTAAACTTCTTGACATCCTCGAAGATTATCTGACTCTGGAATTTGGTCATAAAGCATTTGAAAGAGTAGATGGTTCGGTGTCTGTGGCTGAGCGCCAGGCAGCTATTACTCGTTTCAATCAGGACAAGACCCGTTTTGTATTTTTGTTATCTACACGGTCATGTGGTCTTGGGATCAATTTGGCAACTGCAGACACTGTTATCATATATGATTCTGATTTCAATCCGCATGCTGATATACAGGCGATGAATAGGGCACACAGGATTGGGCAGTCAAACAGACTTTTAGTGTACAGGCTTGTAGTGCGTGCTAGTGTTGAGGAGCGTATCTTGCAACTTGCCAAGAAGAAATTGATGCTTGATCAACTTTTTGTTAACAAATCAGAATCACAGAAGGAAGTGGAAGATATCATTCGCTGGGGAACTGAGGAGCTCTTCAGGAATAACGATGAGGTGAAtggtaaagataatgatgaagCTTCTGGTGCTAAACATGATGTATCTGATATTGAGGTTAAGCATAGGAGGAAAACTGGTGGCCTAGGTGATGTTTATGAGGATAAATGTATTGGCAGTTCTACCAAGCTTATTTGGGATGAAAATGCTATTATGAGGCTTCTTGATAGATCTAGCCTTCCAACAACTGTAGCTGAAAGCACCGATGGGGATTTGGACAATGATGATATGCTTGGCACTGTAAAG CAGTCAATCGATTGGAATGATGATATAAATGATGATCCCGGTGCTGCTGAGGACATTCCAAATATTGACAACGATGGTTGTGAACAGGCATCCGAAACAAAACATGATGCAGCTAATCCTGTGGAAGAAAATGAATGGGATAAACTTTTACGTCTCAG ATGGGAGCAATATCAAATCGAAGAGGCATCCCTTGGTCGAGGCAAGCGCTTAAGGAAAGCTGTTTCTTACAGGGAAACCTTTGCAGCAATTGCCAATGAAGCATTAAGTGAG GATTCTGACGATGGGGATGAACCCAAGCGAGAATACACTGCAGCTGGACTGGCTTTGAAGGAAAAATA TGGAAAGCTCCGAGCTAGACAGAAGGAAAGGATTGCTCAGCGGCACACAATCAAGAGCTATGCTGATGATAAACTTGAAGATTTCATAAAACTATATGACTCTAGTGTTAATGAATATGGTGTAAACCCTTTGAGAGTTGTAGAAGATCCTGACTCTGTGCAGCCATCTGGGGCTAAACGTTTCAGTGATTCAACTGCAGAAATGAGGCATTCCTCGAAGAAAGCAAAGAGATATCCTGAAATCTCTCGAGAGCTTCATGCCAAACTTGCTGCGAGTGCTACTTCGTCGAAGCACCACTCAAAGGCAACTGATGTCTTAAATCAAGGGACTCCACATCACCTCTTACCTGTCCTTGGCCTTTGTGCTCCGAATGCTGATCAGGTAAACTCGTACAAGAATTCAAATTGTGGGCCAAACATGAAAGAGCAAAAACCAGCTAGTGGTGAAGTATTCAACAAGCCACTGTCACCTTCTGCTGCCGAGTATTCTAGTGAATTCAAAAATCAGGGCCAATTGGATCCCAGCAAGACTATGTTTCCTGGTTCATCCGAAGCTTTGCGAAGGCTGAGTAACATCATTCCAGATAGCTAtttccccttcaatcct ATTCCTCCTATATCTGGGAAGGGGCTTTGTGACCCTGTTGAAAATCCTTTACCTTCTATTGCTTCATTTCAAGGGAAGATGGGTCTTCCGAACTTTGGTCTGGAAGACAATATTCCACTCAGTCATATGAAGTCAGTACCAGATCTATTTCCCAACTTCCCACTGGGCACTAATAAGGAGTATGCTCGTAATTCTATCCCAGAATTGCCAAACAGTTCATTTTTACCGAACTTCATGGCAGATATTGCTGGAAGTTCAAAAAAGGCGAGGTCAAAATTCATGGCAGATATGTCTGCCCTTCTTCCTGGGCTAGGTATTAGCCCAGTTCAACCAATCCATTCAGCCATGCCTGAAAATCACAAGAAGGTATTGGACAATATAATGATGCGTGCTCAGTATGCCACAAATAAATTCATGAAAAAGAGGTCAAAACCTGATTATTGGTCGGAAGATGAACTTGATGCTTTGTGGATTGGAGTTCGTAGGCATGGAAGGGGTAACTGGGATGCCATGCTTAGAGATCCAAAGTTGAAATTTTTGAACCACCGCACTAGTGAACAGCTAGCATTGAgatggattttggaggagcagaAAATTATGGAGGAACCAATGCCTACAGCCACCAGAAGTTCCAACTCCACATTTCCTGGTTTATCTGATGCCATGATGTCTCGGGCACTAAGTGGAAGCAACTTCTCTAAACTTAAGATGGAGCCTCCTAAGTTGCAGTCCCACCTAACTGATATTCAATTAGGTTGCAGTGATATACCATCTAGATTTCCTCATATTGAGCCTTCGAGTTACATGAGTGAGGGTGGCCCATCACTGGCACCATGGAAGGATTTCAAGAATAAAACAGGTTATGGTGGGGATTTTCCTGGAAGCACATCTGACAAGTGGGAGAAAGCTGATGTTGGACTGGTCCCACCATATATGCCAAATCCTTTTATGATGGAAAGTATTGGTTCACTACCCATAAACATACCAAACAGTAGTTCGATCCAGCAGAATGAATTTGCATCAAGTTCTCATGAGAACATTCTTCTTCATAGTGTCACAGATGGGCAGGCCGACTTGTTTCACGAGATGCAGCGGCGTGTGAGGTTAGGTAAACAGCCCATTGAAATGAATCTGTATCACACAAAGCACTCAAGTCCTCTACTTGAAAACGCTGGCATATTTGGAAGTTCCAGATCAAACAAGCTACCGCATTGGCTGCAGGAGGCCGTGCGCGCTCCATCTAAGCCAATTGAATGTGAACTACCAGCAACTGTTTTAGCAATTGCAGAGTCTGTGTGCCTACTTCTTGGAGAACAAAAACCAGCAATACCTCCATTCCCATTCCAAGGACCTCGCCTTTCTCGCCCAAAGGACCCGAGAAATACTCCAAAGAAGAGAAGAGTACATAAGGTTCAGCAAGCAGAGCATCCCAAAATTGGATCTGGGCAAGGTGATCAAATATCTGCTCCAGCACCAAAATTAATGGAAGCTCCACCTACTTCTGCAATTGATCAGACTAATGATGCCCCTTCACTAAACTTGaactctccatcatcttcttccgcTGGCAGTCAGAGGCAAGACGTGATACCTCCTGCTTTTGAAGAAACACGCAATACAATGGAAGTTTCAGAAGCTGTTGCTGCTGCTTGCACGGCCAGGTCAGAGGCTCCTGAAACTGGTTGTCAGAGAGATGAATTCTTTGGGTTAGATGGCATTACCAGTGGGTCTTGTAGATCACCAACGGGGAATGCTCCTGACGCTGGTGCTCCAAGGAGGGGATTGTCGGGACCTGCAGAGTTCTCTTTGCTGACAGTAGTTGATGCAACTGGATTAAGTACCACACGGGCAGTAGGACCTGTATCAAGTGATGATCAGGAGCCAGAACAAGAAAATCTATTAGACAGTGACAAGCACATTGGCGACACGGAGAAGCTGTTGGAGAAACCTACACCACCTGACGAGAGTAGGGATTCAGGTGCATCACAGTCAGTTTCAGCTCAGATAGTTGATGAATATAAAGTCGACATGGTCGCAGATGAGCGTTAG